In Methanocaldococcus sp. FS406-22, the genomic stretch AGAAGTAAATGATGCGTTTTTAAAAGAGTTTGATAAGTTTAAAATTGAATATAATACTAAACTAATCTCTGTGTTTGTAGAGACCTTCCCAACTGAAACTTTAAAAATGATTTCTGATGAGGTAATAAAGGTTTATGATTTGGCAGATGAAGAGGCAAAGAAGATATATAGGGCGGTATCTTAAAGCAATTTTTTCTCAATGACTTCTCCTCTTGGCTCAACCTCTTCAAATATTTGAGCTTCAAACCTATAAATCTTAACCCCTTCAGCTAACCACATATCTGGTGGTAATCCGGCTTTTAAACATAAGTGGGCTAAATACTCTTCAACATCCCAGCCATACTCTACTGGCACTTGTGGCAATAAAAGCCCTCTGTAAAAGCCATATTCAATAATTAAACCGTCTCTACCAATCTTTATCTTCTCCAAATATTCCTTTGGATTTCTAACTCTAATAAGCTCTGGAGGAGTTAAGATGCTAACTTCAACCACTATGCTATCCATTTCCTCTAAAGTAACTGGAGGAAATCTTGGGTCTTTTGTTGCAGCACTTATTGCCGCCTCTTCTAAAGCCTCAATTAAGGGCATTATTGGCTCTGGAATCCCAATACATCCTCTAAGCTCTCTATCTGGATATGTATGGAGAGTGCAGAAACATCCTCTCTTCTCATTGAATATTTCTGGATAACTCTCTATAACTAATTTTTTACCAGCCAAATAATTTTCTATAACTGCCCTTGCATATTTTACTGCAAAAGTTCCCTCTTCTAAGGTTAGTAATCTCATAATTCCACCAAATAAAATATTATAAAAAATTATTATAAAAAATAGTAACGCTCAGTTGTCCCGAGCTTCATCACAGTTCAGTGAAGTCGGCACTCATCATCGCGTTAGATTCTTTATAATATGATGTCAATCTTCTCTCCACAAACCTTGCATCTTCTTGTCTCAACATCTAAATTAATTATCTTTGCATTGAATATATATCTTTCTATTAACAAAGCTCCGCAGTTTGGGCAGTAAGTGTTTTCTCCCTCATGCCCGGGGACATTTCCAATATAAACATACTTAAGCCCCTCTTCTATAGCTAAGTTTCTTGCCATCTCCAATGTCTCTATAGGTGTTGATGGAACATCAGTTAATTTATAGTCTGGATGAAACCTTGAAAAATGTAGAGGGGTCTCTTTCCCTAACTCATCCCTTACAAAGTGTATGATAAACAGTAAGTCATCTATATTATCATTATAGCCAGGGACAATTAGATTTGTTATCTCCACCCAGATTCCCAATTTCTTTGCTAATTTACATGTCTCTAAGACAGGTTCTAATGTGGCTTTACACACTTTTTTGTAAAACTGGGAGTTTCCTTTAATATCTATGTTCATTGCATCCATTGGAAGGGCTTTTAATGGTTCTTTCTCAATGTAGCCGTTGGTAATCATTACATTAAATAATCCATTCTCTCTTGCTATAACGGCCGTATCATACATGAATTCATAATATACAGTTGGTTCAGTGTAAGTGTAAGATATTCCGGGGCAGTTGTATCTTATAGCCACTTCAACAATCTCCTCTGGCGTCATCTCTCTGTAAGGAATTTCATCTGGTGGGTATTGGGAGATTGTCCAATTTTGGCAGTGCAAACATCTAAAGTTACATCCACCAATTGCCAAAGAAACCACTTGAGTTGTTGGATAGAAGTGGAACAGTGGCTTTTTTTCTATCGGGTCTATTGCCAATGAGCA encodes the following:
- a CDS encoding TIGR00296 family protein; translated protein: MRLLTLEEGTFAVKYARAVIENYLAGKKLVIESYPEIFNEKRGCFCTLHTYPDRELRGCIGIPEPIMPLIEALEEAAISAATKDPRFPPVTLEEMDSIVVEVSILTPPELIRVRNPKEYLEKIKIGRDGLIIEYGFYRGLLLPQVPVEYGWDVEEYLAHLCLKAGLPPDMWLAEGVKIYRFEAQIFEEVEPRGEVIEKKLL
- the amrS gene encoding AmmeMemoRadiSam system radical SAM enzyme, which gives rise to MREAMFYEKLDDNKVRCNICPRHCIIKEGERGFCWNKENINGVLYAVGYGKVCSLAIDPIEKKPLFHFYPTTQVVSLAIGGCNFRCLHCQNWTISQYPPDEIPYREMTPEEIVEVAIRYNCPGISYTYTEPTVYYEFMYDTAVIARENGLFNVMITNGYIEKEPLKALPMDAMNIDIKGNSQFYKKVCKATLEPVLETCKLAKKLGIWVEITNLIVPGYNDNIDDLLFIIHFVRDELGKETPLHFSRFHPDYKLTDVPSTPIETLEMARNLAIEEGLKYVYIGNVPGHEGENTYCPNCGALLIERYIFNAKIINLDVETRRCKVCGEKIDIIL